The following proteins come from a genomic window of Flavobacterium crocinum:
- a CDS encoding NAD(P)H-dependent flavin oxidoreductase, protein MWNSTKITKLLGIEYPILQGPMGGGFSTAALLAAVSNAGGLGSYGAYTLTPDEICEAGKEIKKATSKPYNINLWVNDVDKSLINYAPEKLEKIKLLFKPYFDELGIPLPDLSSDIPSKFEKQVEVLFELKPAVFSFIFGIPSKEILQESRKLGIKTIGAATTLEEALALEDAKVDAIIAAGFEAGGHRPSFLKPAQDSFTGLFTLLQQLKAKTKTPIIAAGGIIDAKGIKAAMTLGADAVQLGTAFMVTDESGAAPIHKEMLFTNPNVPTTVSKSLTGRMGRMISNTISDAVPFETEVLPFPLQTKLIAPLKVAALAQGRTDMVSFWSGQNTGNLQHHKASELMQALIAEMCA, encoded by the coding sequence ATGTGGAATTCAACCAAAATAACGAAATTACTAGGTATTGAGTATCCAATTTTACAAGGTCCGATGGGCGGCGGTTTTTCAACTGCCGCTTTATTGGCTGCCGTAAGTAATGCCGGCGGATTAGGAAGTTATGGCGCTTATACCTTAACTCCAGACGAAATTTGCGAAGCAGGAAAAGAAATCAAAAAAGCCACATCTAAACCATATAACATCAATTTATGGGTAAATGATGTCGATAAAAGCCTGATTAATTATGCTCCTGAAAAACTGGAAAAAATCAAACTGCTTTTTAAACCTTATTTTGATGAACTGGGAATTCCGCTTCCTGATCTTTCTTCTGATATTCCTTCTAAATTCGAAAAACAGGTAGAAGTTTTATTTGAATTGAAGCCCGCTGTTTTTAGTTTCATTTTCGGAATTCCTTCCAAAGAAATACTTCAAGAAAGCCGAAAACTCGGAATCAAAACGATTGGAGCTGCAACAACTTTAGAAGAAGCGCTTGCTCTTGAAGATGCCAAAGTGGACGCCATTATCGCTGCAGGATTTGAAGCCGGAGGTCATAGACCATCATTCTTAAAGCCAGCTCAAGATTCTTTTACAGGTTTATTCACTCTTCTACAACAATTAAAAGCCAAAACCAAAACGCCAATAATCGCCGCAGGAGGAATTATTGACGCAAAAGGGATAAAAGCTGCTATGACTCTAGGAGCCGATGCGGTACAATTGGGAACCGCTTTTATGGTAACGGATGAATCTGGTGCCGCTCCCATTCATAAAGAAATGCTTTTCACTAATCCAAATGTACCTACAACAGTTTCTAAGTCATTGACAGGAAGAATGGGCAGAATGATCAGCAATACCATTTCCGACGCTGTCCCTTTTGAAACCGAAGTATTGCCATTTCCGCTTCAAACCAAATTAATTGCACCTTTAAAAGTGGCTGCACTCGCACAAGGAAGAACCGATATGGTGAGTTTTTGGTCTGGACAAAACACTGGTAATTTGCAACATCATAAAGCTAGTGAACTCATGCAGGCTTTAATTGCTGAAATGTGTGCTTAG
- a CDS encoding nuclear transport factor 2 family protein: MESFGTNAPLITAVLMNYFNGIYNGDVPLLQSVFHPQAIVGFDLNGETHFKTVNQYLEGVKNRKSPKELGEEFKMKILSLEIINNTAVAKVQVPIFEFDYYDLLSLIVVDGKWVISNKLATKVN; the protein is encoded by the coding sequence ATGGAAAGTTTCGGTACAAATGCACCACTGATTACAGCTGTACTCATGAATTACTTTAACGGAATTTACAACGGAGATGTTCCTTTACTGCAAAGTGTTTTTCATCCGCAGGCAATTGTTGGTTTCGATCTAAATGGTGAAACCCATTTTAAAACGGTAAACCAATATCTGGAAGGAGTAAAAAATCGTAAAAGTCCAAAAGAACTTGGAGAAGAATTTAAAATGAAAATTTTATCTTTAGAAATTATCAATAATACGGCTGTAGCAAAAGTTCAGGTTCCGATATTTGAATTTGACTACTATGATTTATTAAGCCTTATTGTTGTTGATGGTAAATGGGTTATCAGTAATAAATTAGCAACTAAAGTAAATTAA